The region GTAGAGTTTTTgcctattattattattaatattattattatttctttgGTGCTAGCTTTCAACACCTTGATTAATCCATCTCTATGCAAGGTCAAAAATAGATTATCCACATTGAGACAACAGAAAATCACTATGCATCACATGTTTGCTTCTACCACGATTTCAAATTGCGGTCCGCAACCACAATTAACGGGTTTTGGGGTCCCCGCGCATTGACATCGTGGCTGCAAATCACTCATCTGAAAGGTTCAACCGGTGCCGATTCTTCGAGAGAGTATGCTGCCTGAAAACACTCTGCAGCTTCAACCACTGATGATGCTGTTCCCTCAGCCTTGTGAAGAAGGCCAAGATTATACCAAGCAGAAGCATTCAACCTGTCGTGCCGTAGCGCGTCCATCAGAAAGCTCCTGACCGCTGGATTTGATGGATTAGTGCATCGTTTGAGAACTAGAGCAGTGGAGATTAAGCTGGGGACATGATCGGGATCAATGTCCAAAGCTTCGCGAAAAGCTGTCAGAGCTTCCTTGTAAAGACCCTTTGCTTCATACATCATACCTGTGAAATTTAACATATAAAACAACCCTATCATTAAATATAAGTCTGAGAAGCAACTTGGATGGAATGTTTAATGTTCATTCTCCGACATTCACAGTCCCCTCATTCCCCtcatttttttccattttatcAAAGTTCATATTGCAAAATCTCATACTTCAGATTATGTTTGGATATTGTTGCTACCACTACCAGTACACACATACGTTTGGTCATTTCCATCTCAGAAAAAACATTAAATGGAAAAACTTtgaaactcaaagataaaaagtcAAACTTATTTACCTGATGCATGACATCGAGAAGCTGAGTATGGTTTGATGGCCTTGGATTTTGAAAGACACACCTCTGCATCATGCCACTGTGAAAGACTGATGTACACATGAGCAAGATCATGCCATATTTCCAATTCCAAGTTCCTAGAACGATCTCTAGTGTCCTGTTACAAATATCATGAAAGAAAGGGTCTGAATTGTATTACTACACAAGTAAAATTACTaattatcaaaaaataaaaataaaaagcttGAGATAAAAACAGTATGAATTAAATGTATCCAAATTCAACATATGGGAGCAAGAGTTAATTATGGAATTTTCAAATACTAGCAGCCATTTTAAATTCAACATTCATGACAATTGATAAGGCTTACATGAATGGCATGGCATAAACTCAAAAAAAGGGTCCAAATCAGTGTTGTTAATCGCAGATCGCAGAAAATAGCGGTAAACAAAAAAACAGCTATGTCAAAGCCCACGGAGCAGAAAATAGTGGATAAAGGTGAGCCCTCAGAGTGTTACGCTATAGGGCTATAGCGCCGGGATATCCGCTATGTGACAACACTAGTCCACATTCAAAATAAGCATCTTACAGGTACAACCAACAAAGCTTtttaaaatgagaaagaaaaaaacctcCTAATAGATCCTAATGATGAAGTGAGCACATTCTTTCACCAAATAGTATGGCAGATCAGCAGAGGACCATAAAGGAAAAAACTATATGATGGATTAAGAATGCTCAACAAATCATTATACCTGGTTCCTTGAAGGACATAGAAAAGAATGTATGGTGTAAATAACTGATACATACCAATTCTAATAAGTGCACAGAGATTTAATCATTTATACATCCTCATACTTGCTATGGAATAAATACTTTCAGGCGCTAACATGCAGACTTTTCTAGAAGAGGAACAGAGATTCAATAGAAAGAAAATTTTGAACTAATGACACTCTTAATAATGGATACTGACTCTCAACATCATGAACCCAGAACCACACTTAAAAAAGCACACCAAAATTTAGAGGAACTCTTGTTTATTctgcttttattttttttcatgaaaTGCCTGCATGTGAAACAAATAAAATGATGATCATGTTTTAGTACTCTCACTATTTTTGTTCCTAACATTGTATAAATATTCTCAATTTCTCAGACACGGACCAGCAGCACACTTCCTTTTGTTCATAAGTACAAACCTATGGTCATTAATTTCTGCAGAAAGCATAAAAATTCCACAAGTTTGTGGGAGACTACATCCATCCAAGTCACAAGAGCAACGCTCTACAATTCAACAATGttcaatttaatttcttataaacaAACCTTAGATAACTTCTTCCAGGAACCAGAACTTTTACTCTGGATTTGAAGGACAGCAAGAAGCTGGGTATATGTCTCAATGGCACTCCTTAACTGGCCCTGTGCAATTTGAAGTTTAGCTTTTGTTCGCAACAAATCACCCTGATCCCATTTCCCAGTCTGATCCAACGCAGCATTGATAATAGATTCAGCATCCACAAACCGTTTTTCAGCGGATAATATCCGAGCTAACAATAACCACCCTTTAACATTAGCACCACCTTCCAGTTTTAAAAGGCACTTTGCATAATGAAGTGCCGAGTCCAACTTCCTTTGATCTGCATATTCTAAACTGAGATGATATAGCACAAGGGGATCTCTCATTTTACTCGTTCTGGCAGCATTTTCCAAGGCATGAAGCGCCTCAGATTGTCTCTTAAGCCTCTCAGAATCAGAAACAGGCAATTTCGAGGTTGCTGACAATGAAACACCTTGAAAAAATTCAACGAGATTTTTTAACTGATTACACCTGCCATCTAAACTCTCAAGAACTCCTTGAGCAAATCTTACTCCTTCTTCGGCTAGACTGGGATTCTCAGAACAAATCTTAGAAGCCAATAACAAACCTGGAACATGTTTTGGTTCCTTTCTATTACTCGATAATTTTCTGAGAAGATCCAGTGCTACCAAGTCCTTACCTGCTCCATAATAACAGAGAGCAAGAGCATGGTACCTTTCTCTTTTATCGATAGTCCCAGGGAGCAATTCTTCCAATTGATTAGCTAAAGATGTCAAATCCCCTGAAACAGAAAGAGCGAATGAAAGGTGGTCCAAAATTGAAGGATCCCACTCAATTCTATTGAGAGAGACTTTTCTTAGCAAAATCATTAAAAGAAGAATAGCCTCTTCTATGTTGTTTAGCGGCACAAATGAGCCGTCCATTTGGGAACGGAGATCAGGGGGTGCTGCTTCCCCTCCGCTGTATAGAAGAAAAACAACGAATTCTTTCTGAATCTTCGCTATAGTCTCTGCATCAAGATTCCAATGATGAAGGAGCGCTCGCCGGTAAGATAAAGTTGCTTCGCGCGGACAATCAGCAAGTTTCCATAACTCGGGAAGCAGCTCAACTGCCTTGCTCAAGGTCTCCTGCAATTTACATTCAGCACCAAAATTATCAGGCAAGCCTTCGGGCAATGAAGACTCCACTATGTCCAGAATAACTTTGCAAGATACGGCAGCTTCTGCAAGAATGATTGGAAAAATACATCAGATTACACTACTTGTATCCCATTGTCATCGAAACCAATTCCGGAGGACTTCGCATGCATAGCAGATGACTGACAATGCAGCTGCATCATCCTCTTTTGGCTTGACCATTAAAACAAATTTATTATGTTCAATGCAAAAGCAACTATTTGTTATGGCAAGTGGATCCAATTCTTAACCCATGAAATCAATTGTACGGGTACACCCAAACATTATTTTAAAtggttagaattgattttaaccAAATAGAAATGATTCTATGGAATTGATTCTGCTTGCCAAACAGGCTCATAATTTAAAAAAGACTCATAGCAGTTGAAATCAAGTATATTTACAAGATATTAATCACTGAAAAATAAAGTATACCACTTGTAAAATATGTACCATAGTGCTGATTGAAAAGAAAATATGcagtgaaaaacaaagagaaaatCTATGAATCAAACAACCAGTGAGGTTACCTTTAAACCTTCCAAGAACATGCAGAGATTTTGCTTTTAGGAAGACTGCTTCCAACAGCAAGCCAACAGCATGTATAGACATTTGCGGCTCATCGTGATTCTGGGAACGTCTCTTCTGGTGTTCTCTGTTTCTAGAAAGGGCAAGTTTGATCTTAGGAGTCACGGCACTTATATCTATTCCCTCAAAGACATGCAAGGCGGCTACTAAATTTCCTTTCTGATATTCATATCTTCCCAGCAGAGCTCTAGCTTCCTGTGAATTGCAgacatatttttctttaaaaaagaaTCGTAGTCATAATCACGAATTTAAAACGAGGAACACACACAGAAAGAGTTAAATACTTTACTAACTTAAGTTGAATTATGCCAAAAAAAAATCGTATTGAATGCGAAGTATCAAATTtgctaataaaaaaaaaggaaacatcAAATTCAATAAGTAGATCATTAGAAAAATATATGCATTAACTGTGGTCAGATAGAATTACGGAAACCAATGCCTTGGTCAACTATTTTTCAGATTAAGGAttctt is a window of Lotus japonicus ecotype B-129 chromosome 5, LjGifu_v1.2 DNA encoding:
- the LOC130716939 gene encoding protein NPGR2, which translates into the protein MKWLRAGGETLGGADEVFPSSESIVTKDFSISGPSGLAGQVDKKPDTGNIEEAESSLRESGVLNYEEARALLGRYEYQKGNLVAALHVFEGIDISAVTPKIKLALSRNREHQKRRSQNHDEPQMSIHAVGLLLEAVFLKAKSLHVLGRFKEAAVSCKVILDIVESSLPEGLPDNFGAECKLQETLSKAVELLPELWKLADCPREATLSYRRALLHHWNLDAETIAKIQKEFVVFLLYSGGEAAPPDLRSQMDGSFVPLNNIEEAILLLMILLRKVSLNRIEWDPSILDHLSFALSVSGDLTSLANQLEELLPGTIDKRERYHALALCYYGAGKDLVALDLLRKLSSNRKEPKHVPGLLLASKICSENPSLAEEGVRFAQGVLESLDGRCNQLKNLVEFFQGVSLSATSKLPVSDSERLKRQSEALHALENAARTSKMRDPLVLYHLSLEYADQRKLDSALHYAKCLLKLEGGANVKGWLLLARILSAEKRFVDAESIINAALDQTGKWDQGDLLRTKAKLQIAQGQLRSAIETYTQLLAVLQIQSKSSGSWKKLSKDTRDRSRNLELEIWHDLAHVYISLSQWHDAEVCLSKSKAIKPYSASRCHASGMMYEAKGLYKEALTAFREALDIDPDHVPSLISTALVLKRCTNPSNPAVRSFLMDALRHDRLNASAWYNLGLLHKAEGTASSVVEAAECFQAAYSLEESAPVEPFR